One stretch of Dehalococcoidia bacterium DNA includes these proteins:
- a CDS encoding ABC transporter permease, which yields MDLAETIRIAVEALLANKLRSCLTMLGIVIGVGAVIALMSIGSGAQAAIASNIKSLGSNLITITPGAQSQGGISQGNGSAPTLTLDDATAIADPNSVPDAAAVSPELNLPFTAQTVYQGQNVASRITGVTPAYADVHNFPAALGAWFTQDDLDAHAAVAMLGANVAQSLFGSADPTGQNISVRAGRPVQLRVAGVLQSKGGGPLGNVDDQILVPITTLQRQLANPRNPRGVANVSQIVVQATGAKSIVAAKDEITQLLLTRHRVADPDFVVQTQDDQISTQTGVTQVLTILLGAIAGISLVVGGIGIMNIMIVSVTER from the coding sequence GTGGACTTGGCGGAAACGATCCGCATCGCCGTAGAGGCGTTGCTGGCGAACAAGCTGCGCTCGTGCCTGACGATGCTGGGCATCGTGATCGGCGTCGGCGCGGTGATCGCGCTGATGTCGATCGGCAGCGGCGCCCAGGCGGCGATCGCCAGCAATATCAAGAGTCTTGGCTCGAACCTGATCACGATCACGCCGGGCGCGCAGAGCCAGGGCGGCATCTCGCAGGGCAACGGCAGTGCGCCGACGCTCACCCTGGACGACGCCACCGCCATCGCCGATCCGAACAGCGTGCCCGACGCGGCCGCGGTCTCACCCGAGTTGAACCTGCCCTTCACCGCGCAGACCGTATACCAGGGCCAGAACGTCGCCAGCCGCATCACCGGCGTGACGCCGGCCTACGCCGACGTGCACAACTTCCCCGCCGCGCTCGGCGCCTGGTTCACGCAGGACGACCTGGACGCCCACGCGGCGGTGGCGATGCTCGGCGCCAACGTGGCGCAGTCGCTGTTCGGCAGCGCCGACCCCACCGGCCAGAACATCAGCGTGCGCGCCGGGCGGCCGGTGCAACTGCGCGTGGCCGGGGTCTTGCAGAGCAAGGGCGGCGGGCCGCTCGGCAACGTGGACGACCAGATCCTCGTGCCGATCACGACCTTGCAGCGCCAGCTCGCCAACCCGCGTAACCCCAGGGGCGTCGCCAACGTCAGCCAGATCGTGGTGCAGGCCACCGGCGCGAAGAGCATCGTTGCGGCGAAGGACGAGATCACGCAGCTGCTGCTGACGCGCCACCGCGTCGCCGACCCGGACTTCGTGGTGCAGACACAGGACGATCAGATCTCGACGCAGACCGGCGTGACGCAGGTGCTGACCATCCTGCTGGGCGCGATCGCCGGCATCTCGCTGGTCGTCGGCGGCATCGGCATCATGAACATCATGATCGTCTCCGTCACCGAGCGC
- a CDS encoding excisionase family DNA-binding protein codes for MGAGHGRGTRRQEPISPSTPQGLNGPKRPNPDSAGHEALTRHTMSVPRGSACCRAVMGDDLSAMTITQSEAAERLSVSRWTIWRLLRDGELEAVRIRGKTLVSTRSVEGLIERSVATAAAMGVR; via the coding sequence ATGGGCGCGGGCCATGGTCGTGGCACACGCCGTCAGGAACCCATCTCCCCATCCACGCCGCAAGGGCTAAATGGCCCAAAACGGCCGAATCCGGATTCGGCCGGACATGAGGCCCTGACGCGCCACACGATGAGTGTGCCGCGCGGTTCCGCATGTTGCCGCGCGGTGATGGGGGATGATTTGTCGGCGATGACGATTACCCAATCCGAGGCCGCTGAACGCCTCTCAGTGAGTCGGTGGACGATCTGGCGGTTGTTGCGCGACGGCGAGCTTGAGGCGGTGCGAATCCGAGGAAAAACCCTCGTCAGCACGCGGAGCGTTGAGGGGCTGATCGAGCGGAGCGTGGCAACCGCTGCGGCTATGGGGGTGCGCTGA
- a CDS encoding CoA transferase: MAEGALAGLRVLECGELVAAAYAAKLLGQFGADVIKIEPTEGDPLRRRGPFPAGKENPETGGLHLFLDQAKRSLVLDLETAAGQQQFRRLAAEADVLLASGSPARLERRGLCDAALREANPNLIVTLVTPFGLDAAEGRDLPMREISDLAAGGWLWLSPGALEDPALPPLKPFGQQGHYVCGLHAAIATLAALAARDSGAGGQLIDISAQAAIASQVENAIPHYTYDGVVASRLGNRIVGPWGVLHLADGLLFLVCVTEEEWRRLLDFLGNPEWAESPLFADRLVRGPNNDAVMAMLADALQDRPVQEIYHALQARRVPCAPVNGMADVLASEHLRARGFFVAHDHPDAGTWTYPGAPWQLSATPWQAGRRAPRLGEHDGEVLGAAEGSETGAAAAAHATTPTLSPVTSRRSPTRLPLAGVRVADFTWVVAGPVLTMQLAHLGADVIKIESATRLDTGRAAIPPFWKGQRTPNTGGFFNQYSQGKRSLQINARHPRAMEILHELIRRSDIVADNFGAGVMPRMGLGYEELKRIKPDIIQISMAGFGQSGPQAAYVGYGPVQIPLIGLMGLTGYRGGPPREVAISYIDYNAGLHGAVAVLAALHHRRRSGEGQFIDMSQWEAAMPLIAEGLLSYQMTGEQPPRMESRDAFEAPQGVYPCAGEDRWLALACWSDGEWQALVRAIGRADLAADATLASRAGRKAHEDAIDAAIGAWTREREAEQAAAALRAAGIAAQVVQTPKDLVEDPRLAARDFWVKLPHPECTGAQHAGLPWHFSRTPLRVRSAAPALGQHTDEVLREVIGLSPEQIAELRAAAVFE, encoded by the coding sequence ATGGCCGAGGGCGCGCTGGCGGGCCTGCGGGTGCTCGAGTGCGGCGAATTGGTGGCCGCCGCCTACGCGGCGAAGCTGCTGGGCCAGTTCGGCGCCGACGTGATCAAGATCGAGCCGACGGAAGGCGACCCGCTGCGCCGCCGCGGGCCCTTTCCCGCCGGCAAGGAGAACCCGGAGACCGGCGGCCTGCACCTCTTTCTGGACCAGGCGAAACGCTCCCTCGTGCTGGACCTGGAGACGGCGGCCGGCCAGCAGCAGTTCCGGCGGCTGGCGGCGGAGGCGGATGTGCTGCTGGCCAGCGGTTCGCCGGCGCGACTCGAGCGGCGCGGGCTGTGCGACGCGGCGCTGCGCGAGGCGAATCCGAACCTGATCGTGACGCTGGTCACGCCGTTTGGGCTCGACGCCGCGGAAGGCCGCGACCTGCCCATGCGCGAGATCAGCGACCTGGCCGCCGGCGGCTGGCTCTGGCTCAGCCCGGGCGCGCTGGAAGACCCGGCGCTGCCGCCGCTGAAGCCGTTCGGCCAGCAAGGTCACTACGTCTGCGGTCTGCACGCCGCCATCGCCACGCTGGCAGCGCTGGCCGCGCGGGACTCCGGCGCGGGCGGCCAGCTGATCGACATCTCCGCGCAGGCCGCGATCGCCAGCCAGGTCGAAAACGCGATTCCGCACTACACCTACGACGGCGTGGTCGCCTCGCGCCTCGGCAACCGCATCGTGGGGCCGTGGGGCGTCCTGCACCTGGCCGACGGCCTGCTCTTCCTCGTGTGCGTCACCGAGGAGGAGTGGCGGCGGCTGCTGGACTTCCTGGGCAATCCCGAGTGGGCGGAAAGCCCGCTCTTCGCCGACCGCCTTGTGCGCGGACCGAACAACGACGCCGTGATGGCCATGCTGGCGGACGCGCTGCAGGACCGCCCGGTGCAGGAGATCTACCATGCCCTGCAGGCGCGGCGCGTGCCCTGCGCCCCGGTGAACGGCATGGCCGACGTGCTGGCCAGCGAGCATCTGCGGGCGCGCGGCTTCTTCGTCGCCCACGACCACCCCGACGCCGGAACCTGGACCTATCCGGGCGCGCCCTGGCAGCTCTCGGCCACCCCCTGGCAGGCGGGCCGCCGCGCCCCGCGCCTCGGCGAGCACGACGGGGAGGTGCTCGGCGCCGCGGAGGGCAGCGAGACCGGGGCAGCGGCTGCAGCCCACGCGACCACGCCCACCCTGTCACCTGTCACCAGTCGGCGATCGCCTACCCGCCTGCCCCTGGCGGGCGTGCGCGTGGCCGACTTCACCTGGGTGGTCGCCGGCCCGGTGCTGACGATGCAGCTCGCGCACCTGGGCGCCGACGTGATCAAGATCGAATCCGCCACCCGGCTCGACACCGGCCGCGCCGCGATTCCCCCGTTCTGGAAGGGCCAGCGCACGCCGAACACGGGCGGCTTCTTCAACCAGTACAGCCAGGGAAAGCGCAGCCTGCAGATCAACGCCCGGCACCCGCGCGCCATGGAGATCCTGCACGAGTTGATCCGGCGTTCCGACATCGTGGCGGACAACTTCGGCGCCGGCGTGATGCCGCGCATGGGTCTCGGCTACGAGGAGCTGAAGCGGATCAAGCCGGACATCATCCAGATCTCGATGGCGGGGTTCGGCCAGAGCGGCCCGCAGGCGGCCTATGTCGGCTACGGCCCGGTGCAGATCCCGCTGATCGGCCTGATGGGCCTCACCGGCTACCGCGGGGGACCACCGCGCGAGGTCGCGATCTCCTACATCGACTACAACGCGGGCCTGCACGGCGCCGTCGCAGTGCTTGCGGCCCTGCACCATCGCCGGCGCAGCGGCGAGGGCCAGTTCATCGACATGTCGCAGTGGGAAGCCGCGATGCCGCTGATCGCTGAAGGGCTGCTGAGCTACCAGATGACCGGCGAGCAACCGCCGCGCATGGAGAGCCGCGACGCCTTCGAGGCGCCGCAAGGCGTCTACCCGTGCGCGGGCGAAGACCGCTGGCTGGCGCTGGCCTGCTGGAGCGACGGCGAGTGGCAGGCGCTGGTGCGGGCGATCGGCCGCGCCGATCTCGCCGCCGATGCGACGCTGGCGAGCCGCGCCGGCCGCAAAGCGCACGAGGATGCGATCGACGCCGCGATTGGCGCCTGGACGCGAGAGCGTGAGGCGGAGCAGGCGGCCGCGGCGCTGCGTGCGGCCGGCATCGCGGCGCAGGTGGTGCAGACGCCGAAGGATTTGGTCGAAGACCCGCGGCTTGCGGCGCGCGACTTCTGGGTGAAGCTGCCGCACCCCGAGTGCACGGGGGCGCAGCACGCCGGACTGCCCTGGCACTTCTCGCGCACGCCGCTGCGGGTGCGCAGCGCGGCGCCGGCGCTGGGTCAGCACACCGACGAGGTGCTGCGCGAGGTGATCGGCCTTAGCCCGGAGCAGATCGCGGAACTGCGTGCCGCCGCCGTCTTCGAGTAG